In Rutidosis leptorrhynchoides isolate AG116_Rl617_1_P2 chromosome 2, CSIRO_AGI_Rlap_v1, whole genome shotgun sequence, one genomic interval encodes:
- the LOC139892950 gene encoding ethylene-responsive transcription factor ERF105-like: MDSSHQSSSIVDIIHHHLLVDDQSFLQTYPFIPNNDFVHFNEVSYTSSSSSSISDHSVITTQSAGNNSTVTSTGTSNSINERKLLLNILVPPPPLTKTKGVDTVKHYRGVRQRPWGKFAAEIRDPNKKGTRVWLGTFDTAIKAAKAYDQASFKLRGSKAILNFPLDIGHGVVEVPTTINAGRKRVVDETQVVHVENVKKPKVEPETETVKTDGNVVGPLTASNWTAVCDFCDGNGKGIFEVPPLSPYPNMNFSSGCVVG, translated from the coding sequence ATGGATTCTTCTCATCAATCTTCAAGTATTGTAGACATCATTCATCACCACCTTCTTGTAGACGACCAATCGTTCCTTCAAACATACCCGTTTATCCCAAATAACGATTTCGTTCATTTTAATGAAGTGTCATACACTAGTTCATCGTCATCTTCTATTTCTGATCACTCTGTCATTACTACCCAGAGTGCCGGTAATAATAGTACCGTTACTAGTACTGGTACTAGCAATTCTATTAACGAAAGAaaacttttattaaatattttaGTTCCACCCCCTCCACTAACAAAAACAAAGGGGGTGGACACAGTAAAACATTATAGAGGAGTGAGACAACGTCCATGGGGAAAATTTGCAGCCGAAATTCGTGACCCAAATAAAAAAGGTACTAGAGTGTGGTTAGGGACATTTGACACGGCCATAAAAGCAGCAAAAGCGTACGATCAGGCATCCTTTAAGCTTCGTGGTAGTAAAGCTATATTAAACTTCCCATTGGATATCGGGCATGGGGTAGTGGAGGTTCCGACAACGATAAATGCCGGCCGGAAAAGGGTTGTCGACGAAACACAAGTGGTCCATGTTGAAAATGTTAAAAAACCTAAAGTTGAACCGGAAACAGAAACCGTTAAGACGGATGGTAATGTTGTGGGGCCGTTAACGGCGTCAAATTGGACGGCTGTTTGTGATTTTTGTGACGGTAACGGAAAGGGAATTTTTGAGGTGCCGCCGTTATCACCTTATCCCAATATGAACTTCTCTTCTGGTTGTGTTGTTGGCTAA